One segment of Pleuronectes platessa chromosome 21, fPlePla1.1, whole genome shotgun sequence DNA contains the following:
- the LOC128427192 gene encoding ectonucleotide pyrophosphatase/phosphodiesterase family member 7: protein MLLVCLLVLGLTASSPCVAAPLRDYVSDQRAVFTGSTRNKLLLISFDGFRYDYDRITETPNLDEMAQDGVKAAYVTPAFITITSPSHFTMLTGRHIENHGVIHNMWFDTATQQKKQYYEAQFVDSFWDNGSLPIWITAQRQGLKAGSLHFPGTAATYKGETVSMREVEPPFYDYSNETNWRLNVDKVIGEWFNQQDLDFVSLYFGEPDLAGHSYGPDSPEVREMVQQVDRTIGYIRGKIQDHGLTDRLNIIITSDHGMNTILQGGIVEKIILSKIPGFSFRDIQFQLLDYGPVGMLLPKEGKLEKVYQALKGSHPNLHVYKKEDVPARLHYSNHPLLLPIILIADPGYVVNGLLPLHNNKGDHGFDNEAMDMKSFFRAVGPDFQKNLLVHPFDMVDVYPLMCNLLGIDPEVNDGHLDNTKHMLFPKKDTGDKVLPERNIQKEVVTGFSAAIGCLALVFIISTSYNMWKRNKA, encoded by the exons ATGTTGTTGGTCTGCCTTCTTGTCCTTGGCTTAACTGCCAGCTCTCCGTGTGTTGCTGCCCCACTAAGGGACTATGTTTCTGATCAGCGGGCAGTTTTCACTGGGTCCACCAGAAACAAGCTGCTGCTAATCTCCTTCGATGGCTTCCGCTACGACTATGACCGCATCACTGAAACCCCTAACCTGGACGAGATGGCACAAGACGGGGTGAAGGCAGCTTATGTTACTCCAGCCTTCATCACAATAACCTCACCTTCACACTTCACAATGCTAACAG GACGTCACATTGAGAATCATGGCGTTATCCACAACATGTGGTTCGACACTGCCACTCAGCAGAAGAAGCAGTACTACGAGGCTCAGTTTGTTGATTCCTTCTGGGACAATGGCAGTCTACCCATCTGGataacagcacagagacag GGACTAAAAGCAGGCTCACTGCATTTCCCTGGCACAGCAGCTACCTATAAAGGAGAGACTGTGAGCATGAGGGAGGTAGAACCTCCTTTCTATGATTACTCGAATGAGACCAACTGGAGGCTGAACGTTGACAAGGTGATTGGAGAGTGGTTCAATCAACAAGACCTGGACTTTGTCTCTTTGTACTTCGGAGAACCAGATTTGGCTGGGCACTCATATGGACCAGATTCACCAGAAGTGCGGGAGATGGTCCAGCAAGTAGATCGTACTATAGGTTACATCCGCGGCAAGATCCAAGACCATGGCCTTACTGACCGGCTCAACATTATCATCACCTCTGACCATGGTATGAATACAATCCTACAGGGTGGAATAGTTGAGAAGATTATCCTCTCAAAGATCCCTGGCTTCAGCTTCAGAGATATCCAGTTCCAACTGTTGGATTATGGTCCTGTTGGGATGCTGCTCCCTAAAGAGGGGAAGCTGGAGAAGGTATACCAAGCTCTGAAAGGAAGCCACCCTAACCTTCATGTGTATAAGAAAGAGGATGTGCCAGCTAGGCTGCACTACAGTAAccatcctcttctcctgccCATCATCCTCATTGCTGACCCTGGATACGTTGTTAATGGG TTATTACCTTTGCACAACAACAAAGGAGACCATGGCTTTGATAATGAAGCCATGGATATGAAATCCTTCTTCAGGGCAGTGGGGCCTGACTTCCAGAAAAACCTGTTGGTACATCCCTTTGACATGGTTGATGTGTACCCACTGATGTGCAATCTACTGGGAATCGACCCAGAGGTCAACGATGGACACTTGGACAATACCAAACACATGCTCTTCCCCAAGAAAGACACAGGAGACAAAGTTT TACCAGAGAGGAACATTCAAAAGGAGGTGGTGACTGGCTTTTCAGCAGCGATTGGATGTCTTGCACTCGTGTTCATCATCTCTACATCTTATAACATGTGGAAAAGGAATAAAGCATAA